The Dyadobacter sandarakinus DNA window TACCGCAAAACGGTTATCCCTACTTACGATCCGCAAACTTTTGACTCGCAGGTGGGCATGATTGAAAACCTGGGAAGCCTGCTTTTCAGGGATTATTTGCTTCCGTTTGAGCTGGCATCGATTCTCTTGCTGGTTGCTATGGTCGGGGCGGTAATGCTTGGTAAAAGAGAAATTGGAGAAAGGCATTTCTAAATTTATCTATTCAGACATAAAAAAGGGCTTTCGTACGAAAGCCCTTTTTTAATGCATATATCTTGTCCTGAAATTTACTCTACTTCTGCTTCCGAGTAAGCTTCTACCGGTATACACGAGCAAATCAGGTTCCGGTCACCGTAGGCACTATCCACCCGGCTTACACTTGGCCAAAATTTATTGAAGCGCAGATACTGAAGTGGGAATGCAGCTTTTTCACGGGTATAAGAACGGTTCCAGTTTTCGCTCAGCAAAACTCTTGAAGTATGCGGTGCATTTTTCAAAACGTTGTCCGTACGATCTGCTGTACCTTCCTCAATCTCCCTGATCTCATTACGAATCGCAATCATTGCATCACAAAAACGGTCCAGTTCAGCTTTTGATTCCGATTCGGTTGGCTCAATCATCAGTGTGCCTGCGACCGGGAAGGACAGCGTAGGCGAATGAAATCCATAGTCCATTAAACGCTTGGCAAGATCTTCCGCCTCTACTCCTGCTGCCTTGAAGCCGCGACAATCCAGAATCATTTCGTGCGCACAATGACCATTTGTTCCTGTATATAGCACTTCGAAGTGGCCGCTCAATCTTTCTTTCACATAGTTTGCATTCAGGATTGCATACCGGGTAGCATTGGTCAGCCCTTCTCCGCCCATCATCGCAATATAAGCGTAAGAAATCGTGAGAATGCTCGCACTTCCGTAAGGTGCTGCAGATACCGCACCCGCTTCACCTTCCGGCAAATACGACGGCTGTGTGCTGAATTTAACATGGCCCGGCAGAAAAGGCATCAGGTGTTCTGCAACGCCAATCGGACCCACACCGGGGCCGCCGCCGCCATGAGGTATACAAAATGTTTTATGCAAATTCAAATGGCAGACATCTGCCCCAATGGAAGCCGGACTTGTCAATCCAACCTGGGCATTCATATTGGCACCATCCATATACACCTGTCCGCCAAATGAATGGATCATTTCGCAGATTTCAATAATACTTTCCTCATAAACACCGTGGGTTGACGGGTAAGTCACCATCAGGCAGGCAAGCTCATTGGCATACTGCTCAGCCTTGGCACGGAGGTCAGCCACATCTATATTACCACGCTCGTCACAGCGGGTCACCACCACTTTCATTCCTGCCATCACAGCAGAAGCAGGATTGGTACCATGAGCAGAGGAAGGTATCAATGCAACAGTTCTCTGGAAATCGCCGCGACTTTCATGATAAGCCCGGATCGCCATCAATCCGGCATATTCGCCCTGAGCACCGGAGTTGGGCTGGAAAGACATAGCCGCAAACCCCGTAATTTCGCAAAGCCAGGTATTAAGTTCACTCACAAGCTGTGCATAACCACCTACCTGATTGGTAGGCGCAAACGGGTGAATAGCACCGAACTCAGGCCAGGTGAGCGGAATCATTTCCGCAGTTGCATTCAGCTTCATCGTACAGCTTCCAAGTGAAATCATGGAATGTACCAGCGAGAGGTCCTTGTTCTCAAGTGATTTCAGGTACCGGAGCATTTCGTGCTCGGTATGATGTGTATTGAAAACAGGATGCGTCAGGTAAGGCGTTGTTCTTGCCAGATTTTCAGGAATGGATATTTCAAGCTCGTCGTCAATAATCATCTCCCCCTGAAATCCAGAAACCTCCGCAAATACATTCAGCAACGCAATCACGTCGTCAAAGGTCTTGGCTTCATCAATGGATACCGATACGCTGGTGTCATTGTTGTACCTAAGATTCATCCCCCATTTCAGCGCATTCTCTCTCAGCTTGGGCGCCAGCGGGGTTTGTATGGTAACTGTATCAAAAAATGTATCCGTAAGAACCGCATAGTTGAAAGTCCTCAATGTTTCAACAAATAAGGTTGTAAGGCCGTGAACGCGGGCTGCAATGCTGCGAATACCTTCCGGACCGTGGTACACCGAGTAGGCACCGGCAATCACTGCAAGCAGTACCTGTGCCGTACAAATGTTACTCGTCGCTTTTTCCCGGCGAATATGCTGCTCGCGGGTCTGAAGTGCCATGCGTAATGCACGATTACCTTCCTGATCCACGGACACTCCGATAATACGGCCTGGAATGTGGCGTTTGAAGGTATCTTTTGTAGCAAAGTAAGCAGCATGTGGTCCGCCGTAGCCCATAGGCACACCAAACCGCTGAGATGAACCTACCACCACATCTGCACCCATTTCACCGGGTGATTTCAGCAATGCAAGAGCGAGCAGATCGGCAGCTACGGCCACCGTCAGGTTCAGCTCATGCGCACTGGCAATCAAATTGGTATAATCAATAACATCCCCGTCGGTAGCAGGATACTGCACCAGCAAACCATACAGGCTCTCATCCGTCAGATCAACCGTCTCGTGATTTCCCACTACTACCTCAATCCCGATAGGCTTTGCACGGGTCTTGATGAGGTCAATGGTCTGCGGATGGCAGAGCTCTGAAACAAAAAATGCATTTGCTTTCTTTCTGGGAGCAGGACGCAGGCTGTGCAGCATGGTCATCGCTTCGGCAGCAGCGGTAGCTTCATCCAGCAGCGAGGCATTGGCAATCTCCATGCCTGTAAGATCCGAGACAACCGTCTGAAAATTCAGCAGCATTTCAAGTCGTCCCTGAGCGATCTCGGCCTGGTAAGGCGTGTAGGCCGTATACCATGCAGGATTTTCCAGAATGTTCCGGAGAATTACATTGGGTGTAATTGTATCGTAATAACCAGTACCTATGTAGGATTTCAGCACGGCATTTTTACCTGCCAGCTTTTTGATCCCCTGCAGAAACTCCTGCTCCGTTTTTGGTCTTGGTAAATTTAAACTTTTCGACAGCCGGATGGCAGCCGGTAATGTCTGGTCTATCAGCTCATCGAGAGAAGCCGCTCCAATGGTTTTGAGCATTTCCTGCAACTCGTCCGCATCCTTCCCATGGTGGCGGTTTTCAAATTTATCCTGATTTCGAAGATTGATTTTCATTCGGCTTGTGTATTGGCCATGCCAATGTTAGGTATAATCTTTAAACACAAAAGTAAGCAAATCCGATCAATTCTTTTCGGGATTGACGGGCTTGCTTACTCTTGATTATGTACAAAATAAGGTTCCTTTCAGGATCAGTGATTAGGACATCCGCAGTCTGACTTGCGCTTGAAAATACCCAGGATTTTTTTAGATCTGGGCTTCTTGTAGCCCTTGAATTTCTTCTTTTTACCCATTAGTTCCATTTTGGTCCCTGCAGGTTCAGCCCTTACTTGTTCAAGACCGGAAATGCTGAGTATAAAGCCCGAAAGCAGGACAAGTGCCGCTATTTTTTTCATAAGATCAATTTTCTGTGGCAGACGTTCTTTATTGGAACGCTATTCATTGCAAATCATTATGCCATTTTGGCCCGGAGCCAGGTTCAATTTACACCCTAAATCACGCTTTTACCAATTCCAGAATGGTTATTTCCGGTAAGATGCCGACCCGACCAGGATATCCGAGGTACCCAAAACCGCGGTTGACGTACAAATACTGATTATTTTCTTCATAAAGCCCTGCCCACTGCTTGTAGCGGTATTGTACCGGACTCCATTTCAGCTTGCCGATTTCAACACCAAACTGCATTCCATGGGTATGCCCTGCCAGTGCGAGGTCAATGTCTTTGTAGTCGGGCAAAACCTGC harbors:
- the gcvP gene encoding aminomethyl-transferring glycine dehydrogenase; translated protein: MKINLRNQDKFENRHHGKDADELQEMLKTIGAASLDELIDQTLPAAIRLSKSLNLPRPKTEQEFLQGIKKLAGKNAVLKSYIGTGYYDTITPNVILRNILENPAWYTAYTPYQAEIAQGRLEMLLNFQTVVSDLTGMEIANASLLDEATAAAEAMTMLHSLRPAPRKKANAFFVSELCHPQTIDLIKTRAKPIGIEVVVGNHETVDLTDESLYGLLVQYPATDGDVIDYTNLIASAHELNLTVAVAADLLALALLKSPGEMGADVVVGSSQRFGVPMGYGGPHAAYFATKDTFKRHIPGRIIGVSVDQEGNRALRMALQTREQHIRREKATSNICTAQVLLAVIAGAYSVYHGPEGIRSIAARVHGLTTLFVETLRTFNYAVLTDTFFDTVTIQTPLAPKLRENALKWGMNLRYNNDTSVSVSIDEAKTFDDVIALLNVFAEVSGFQGEMIIDDELEISIPENLARTTPYLTHPVFNTHHTEHEMLRYLKSLENKDLSLVHSMISLGSCTMKLNATAEMIPLTWPEFGAIHPFAPTNQVGGYAQLVSELNTWLCEITGFAAMSFQPNSGAQGEYAGLMAIRAYHESRGDFQRTVALIPSSAHGTNPASAVMAGMKVVVTRCDERGNIDVADLRAKAEQYANELACLMVTYPSTHGVYEESIIEICEMIHSFGGQVYMDGANMNAQVGLTSPASIGADVCHLNLHKTFCIPHGGGGPGVGPIGVAEHLMPFLPGHVKFSTQPSYLPEGEAGAVSAAPYGSASILTISYAYIAMMGGEGLTNATRYAILNANYVKERLSGHFEVLYTGTNGHCAHEMILDCRGFKAAGVEAEDLAKRLMDYGFHSPTLSFPVAGTLMIEPTESESKAELDRFCDAMIAIRNEIREIEEGTADRTDNVLKNAPHTSRVLLSENWNRSYTREKAAFPLQYLRFNKFWPSVSRVDSAYGDRNLICSCIPVEAYSEAEVE